Genomic DNA from Nonomuraea rubra:
GCGCTGAGCGCCCTGGCCGACGCCGACATGATCAGACGGCGTACGCCGGGAGCGGCGCTCACGCCGCAGGCCGCACAACCGGCCGGAGGCCGTACCGGTACGGCCGGCGGAGGGCTCGTCAAGCGGTTCGAACTCGGCCTCGCCGCCCCGATCTGCCTGACCTGGGAGCTGACCTACGCCTGCAACCTGTCGTGCGTGCACTGCCTTTCCTCGTCCGGGCGGCGCGATCCTCGCGAGCTGAGCACGCGGCAGTGTGAGGCGGTGATCGACGAGCTGCAGGCGATGCAGGTCTTCTACGTCAACATCGGCGGCGGGGAGCCGACGATCCGGCCGGACTTCTGGCACCTGCTGGACTACGCGGTGAGCCGCCGGGTCGGGGTGAAGTTCTCGACCAACGGGGTGCGCCTGACGCCCGAGCGGGCCCGGCGCCTGGCGGCCACCGACTACGTCGACGTGCAGGTGTCCCTGGACGGCGCCACGGCCGAGGTGAACGACCGGGTGCGCGGGCCCGGTTCGTACGCGACGGCGATGCGCGCGCTGGACAACCTGGCCGCCGCCGGATTCGAGAACGCGAAGCTGTCGGTGGTCGTCACGCGCGAGAACGCGGGCCAGCTCGATGAGTTCAAGGCGATCGCGGACGCTCACGGGGCGACGCTCCGGCTCACCCGGCTGCGTCCCTCCGGCCGTGGCGCGGACGTGTGGGACGAGCTGCACCCGACGGCCGAACAGCAGCGTGACCTGTACGAATGGCTGCTGCGATCGGGTGAGGACGTGCTGACCGGCGACTCGTTCTTCCATCTGGCCGGCTACGGCGAGTCACTGCCGGGGCTGAACCTGTGCGGTGCGGGCCGGGTGGTGTGCCTGATCGATCCGATCGGCGACGTGTACGCCTGCCCGTTCGCGATCCACGACCGCTTCCGCGCGGGCAACCTGCTGTCCCCGGGAGGTTTCGCCCGGGTGTGGCGCGAGTCGGAGCTGTTCGCGGAGCTGCGTTCGCCGCAGACCGGCGGCGCCTGTACGGGATGCGCCTTCTTCGACTCCTGCCGGGGCGGCTGCATGGCGGCGAAGTTCTTCACCGGCCTGCCGCTGGACGGCCCCGACCCCGAATGCGTACAGGGCCACGCGGCCGACGCCCTGGCCGCGGCCGGGCGGACGGTGCCCCGGCCCAGCCAGGATCACTCCCGCCGCGTCCCGGTGCGGATCGGCCCGCGCCCCGCCGCTCCGCCGGTGCGCGCCTGCGCGGAGAGCCCGCTGGCCGGACTGGCCGTATCCCCGGAAAGAGGTCTGTGATGCCCGCTTGGTTCGAGACGGTGGCCGCGGCGCAACGCCGGGCCCGGCGCCGCCTGCCCAGGTCGGTGTACGCGGCCTTGCTGGCCGGCTCGGAGAAGGGCGTGACCTACCGCGACAACATGGGCGCGTTCGCCGAACTCGGCTTCGCGCCCCATGTCGCGGACCTGCCCGCCAAGCGTGACCTGTCCACCACCGTGATGGGCCAGCCCGTGTCCCTGCCGGTGCTCATCTCACCGACCGGCGTGCAGGCCGTGCACCCGGACGCCGAGGTGGCGGTCGCGCGCGCGGCCGCGGCCCGCGGCACGGTC
This window encodes:
- the mftC gene encoding mycofactocin radical SAM maturase (MftC is a radical SAM/SPASM enzyme that catalyzes the first two steps in biosynthesis of the electron carrier mycofactocin from the terminal Val-Tyr dipeptide of the precursor peptide MftA.); amino-acid sequence: MTSLLNDAWELSPNVALRPEPFGALAYHFGNRRLSFMKRPELVSVVRALAGLPDARTALVLAGVSPEQWPAYSSALSALADADMIRRRTPGAALTPQAAQPAGGRTGTAGGGLVKRFELGLAAPICLTWELTYACNLSCVHCLSSSGRRDPRELSTRQCEAVIDELQAMQVFYVNIGGGEPTIRPDFWHLLDYAVSRRVGVKFSTNGVRLTPERARRLAATDYVDVQVSLDGATAEVNDRVRGPGSYATAMRALDNLAAAGFENAKLSVVVTRENAGQLDEFKAIADAHGATLRLTRLRPSGRGADVWDELHPTAEQQRDLYEWLLRSGEDVLTGDSFFHLAGYGESLPGLNLCGAGRVVCLIDPIGDVYACPFAIHDRFRAGNLLSPGGFARVWRESELFAELRSPQTGGACTGCAFFDSCRGGCMAAKFFTGLPLDGPDPECVQGHAADALAAAGRTVPRPSQDHSRRVPVRIGPRPAAPPVRACAESPLAGLAVSPERGL